A portion of the Bacillus oleivorans genome contains these proteins:
- a CDS encoding lysophospholipid acyltransferase family protein yields the protein MYKTAKKIAILLFRLFGKIDTQNKHLLPENEGYIVACTHEGWLEIVALGIVLPKPIHFMAKKELFQNKIYDFFLTRLNAFPVNRENPGPSSIKMPIKLLKAGEVVGIFPSGMRTSEDVSLKRGAVTIANLAKTPIVPAYYKGPFYLKELIFLRKKPTIIFGEPFYINVSHKEDFEKYTDFLNQQIQILKDHIH from the coding sequence ATGTATAAAACAGCAAAGAAGATCGCGATATTATTGTTTCGCTTATTTGGAAAAATTGACACTCAAAATAAACATTTGCTGCCAGAAAATGAAGGTTATATTGTAGCATGTACGCACGAGGGCTGGTTAGAGATTGTCGCTTTAGGTATTGTCTTACCTAAACCGATTCATTTTATGGCAAAAAAGGAGCTTTTTCAAAATAAAATATATGATTTCTTTTTAACCAGGTTAAATGCCTTTCCGGTAAATCGAGAAAATCCAGGGCCAAGCAGTATTAAAATGCCTATAAAGCTATTGAAAGCTGGAGAAGTTGTCGGAATTTTCCCAAGCGGTATGAGAACAAGCGAGGATGTTTCATTAAAAAGAGGGGCAGTCACAATTGCAAATCTGGCGAAAACCCCAATTGTTCCAGCTTATTATAAGGGGCCTTTTTACTTAAAAGAACTTATTTTTCTCAGAAAAAAACCGACCATCATTTTCGGGGAACCTTTCTATATAAATGTTTCCCATAAAGAAGATTTTGAAAAATATACGGACTTTTTAAATCAACAAATTCAAATATTAAAAGATCACATACATTAA